ATTTCTTTCTGTCATTACCATCTTCATGGATACTTAAAAAACTAGGGTTCAAGAATGGACTGGTTATGGGCTTAATTGTTTTGGGGATAGGTTCCCTAATTTTTATCCCGGCAGCAAGTTCAAGAAGTTTTGGTTTGTTTTTAACAGGGATTTTTATCCAGGGTGCAGCCCTATCTCTATTACAAACAGCCTCTAATCCATACATAAGTATCATTGGTCCAATAGAAAGTGCGGCAAAGCGTATTAGTATCATGGGCGTGTGTAATAAATTTGCAGGTATCATTGTCCCAATTATCATGGGTACCCTGTTCCTTAAAAATGCTTCAGGCATTGAGGCCAAAATTAACGATGTAACAACAACCGTTGCCGAGAAAGAAGCATTACTTGCCGAAGTTCTAGGCCGCGTATATACGCCATATATTGTTTTGGCGATCGTATTCGTTGCTTTCGCGATGTTCATTAAATATTCTCATTTACCAGAGGTAGATGTGGATAAAGACGAAGTGATTGAGGGTGAAGATATAAAGACTGCTAAAACATCTATCTTTCAGTTTCCTCACTTATTTTTAGGCGCATTCTGTATTTTCGTTTATGTTGCTGCAGAAGTAATGGCAGGAGACATTATTGGTGTTTACGCTAAAGAATTAGGTATCAGCCCAGATATTAGTAAGTATTTTACTACATTAACCTTAACAAGTATGCTGGTTGGTTATTTTATTGGTATTGCAACTATTCCTAAATATGTTACGCAACAAGCGGCTCTTAAAATCTGTGCAATTACAGGGGTAATATTCGTTTGTGCTGCTTACTTTACCGGTGGATATACATCAGTAATATTTGTTGGTCTATTAGGATTAGCAAACTCATTAATGTGGCCTGCCATTTTTCCGCTGGGTATAAAAGGACTGGGTAAATTCACTAAAACAGGTTCTGCCATTATGATTATGGGGATCGCCGGTGGTGCCATCTGGCCTTTAATTTACGGTTACCTGAAAGATTATGCAGGTATGCATTTTCAACTGGCATTTTTTGTAAGTGTATTGCCTTGCTATTTATACATCTGGTTTTTTGCTGTATCCGGACATAGAATCGGAAAGAAAGCATAAGCTCATTATATAAGTTTAAAAAGGGGGTGTATCATGAAAATGTGCAACCCCTTTTTAGCGTTTTATACCTCCTTAGTTGAACAAAATGAATAGTCTGAACCAGCGTCATACTTGCTATTTTTAGCATTACAATACCGGGAGTTTAAAATCTTTAATGCATACTATTTATGTTCATTTCCATTTTACAGAGGAGGTTGAAGGATATATCAATTTCAAAGAAATTGTATTTTATCATAAGCATTATTGCTTTATTGGTTGTCATTGCGCTTTATA
This is a stretch of genomic DNA from Candidatus Pedobacter colombiensis. It encodes these proteins:
- a CDS encoding sugar MFS transporter, which translates into the protein MTNQTKSSVISPIVTIGALFFIFGFVTWANSTLIPFLKLACGLKTDFEAFLVTFASYIAYFFLSLPSSWILKKLGFKNGLVMGLIVLGIGSLIFIPAASSRSFGLFLTGIFIQGAALSLLQTASNPYISIIGPIESAAKRISIMGVCNKFAGIIVPIIMGTLFLKNASGIEAKINDVTTTVAEKEALLAEVLGRVYTPYIVLAIVFVAFAMFIKYSHLPEVDVDKDEVIEGEDIKTAKTSIFQFPHLFLGAFCIFVYVAAEVMAGDIIGVYAKELGISPDISKYFTTLTLTSMLVGYFIGIATIPKYVTQQAALKICAITGVIFVCAAYFTGGYTSVIFVGLLGLANSLMWPAIFPLGIKGLGKFTKTGSAIMIMGIAGGAIWPLIYGYLKDYAGMHFQLAFFVSVLPCYLYIWFFAVSGHRIGKKA